The Plutella xylostella chromosome 21, ilPluXylo3.1, whole genome shotgun sequence DNA window GAGAAAATGAAAGCAGACAAAAGAATGGAACAGCCGGACTCCCGCGCCTTCCAACAAATGAAGCTTCAAGCCGAGTTCAGGAAACTGAGCGACGAAGCGAGAACCAAGGAACAAGAACGACATGATGAGTCGTTGAAATATTTCCAACAAATGATGGAAGCCAAGAGCCGGTTTGACTACTTGATGAGTCTACAGGAGAAAGAGACGAAGAAGAACTCTGAGGACAGAGCAGAGTACGAAGCGAAAGTGAAAAAAGAGCGACTCTCCCCCCACGATGCGAGAACGTCTCCAGTCCCTAGCAGATCACCTCAGTACCGATCGTCAGCTGAAGCGTCTCCGAACCGAAGTGTCCGACTATCTACCTCATCCAGTCCTGTGTCTAACACTAGTCCTAGCAACGTATCTCCACTGAACCATCTAAGAAATATGCAACCATTTGAGGCCAATAAGTATAATCGCAACGAGCATCACGATGAGACACCAGATCGTAGAAAACACGCATATGATGCACGAGACAGAAATGCAGTTGACTTTATGAACATGAGCATGAGAAACCCACTCTTCAACTTCTCCCTCCCAGGCAACATGCCCATGCCCCCGATGTCCCTACCGTCGACATTTAACCACCCTGCTGCTATGGTGGCAGCACTCAGTCAGAATCCAATGGGGCTTGCATCTTTACAAGCTCTTTTACCTCATATAGCTGGTAAACACTCAGAAAATGCTGAAAATAAGCCTGCGAGAACTGCCGACAAAGAGAGGCAAGAAAAAAGGGCAGAAgaggaaaacattttaaatcttAGTAAAGATGTTTTGCCTGACCCACCACAAATGTCAAGAAATGCTATGCTACAGAAGAGTATGAGCCCACCTAAAAGGCAATGGGGGGCGTCACAGATACCTTTGAACCTTGGTACTCACTTTATCAATCCAGCAACCGGAAAGAAGAGAGTTCAATGCAACGTTTGTCTAAAAACATTCTGTGACAAAGGTGCATTAAAGATCCACTTCTCAGCGGTTCATTTGAGAGAAATGCACAAATGCACAGTAGATGGATGTAGCATGATGTTTAGCTCAAGAAGATCTCGTAACAGACATAGTGCTAACCCTAACCCTAAACTTCATTCTCCACATTTAAGAAGAAAAATCTCACCACATGATGGTCGAAGCTCACAACTCCACCCTGTGTTGATCCCTCCCCACGCAGCAGGATTGGGGATGCCTCCCGTGATGAATCCACTGCATCCATTCGGCTCGTTTCCGTTGCTGAACCCCGGGCACAACATGCGACAGTTTAACAACATGCCTCcagaatataaaaataatatggatGTGAATTACTCATCTCACATGGAACACAACGAATACAATCGTGACGGTGGAGAAAGTGATTCTATGGataacaaggatcaaaatggcCAAGGTGATTCTGATGAAGATGATGGCATAGTAGTGGTTGCAGGggacgatgatgatgaagatggtGACACAAATGATTATTACACACATAACTTCCATAAAAATAACAGTGGGTCAGTTGCAGACTCCGAAGCAGAATATGATCAAAGTTTGGGAGATGCAGAACAAACAGAAAGCATTAAAGAATGCCCAGTTAGTCCTAATTCtaataaaagaaaacgaaAGAACTTAAATCCTACTCGACTTCAAAACAATTCCCATATCGATGATTCGGAAAATCAACAGagcaatgatgatgatgaagtactGGATCTCAAAAAAGTTAAACGTGAAACTCACGACACGGAGTACAAAGACAACTACAACAAACCCACAGAAGTCAAAGATGATCTGCATCCTATTAAAGAGGAGCCATCTGATAATAACATGGCACAGGATCTAAGAGTAAAAGAAGAACCTAGAGAAAGTCTTGAGAATACTGAAAATAAGAAAGTGACTACTAAGCTTGATGAACAATTTTCGTCGGAAAATGCACTAAAGCGGCTAGAAAGCTTATCTCGAGGCGATTTCCATCCAACACACCGAAAACCTGAACCTCTTCTAACCGCTGCTGGGCCTTACAATCTCTCCATGAACGACAGTGCCCATTTATCTGACAGATCACGATCATCTTCCGTCTCCAGCTACGAGAGTCCCTCTGACGATGGTCCAGGACAAATATATGGTCACATCGACAACGGCATCTTTGTCAGTACCAATGATATACCATTAGATCACGAAAATCCGAGAAAATGTACCGTCTGTGGAAAGATGTTCCAGAACGTTTTCAGTGTCCGCTCTCATTATCAAAACGAGCATTTAAAGTCAATGCATAAGTGCAACGTAGAGGGATGCTATGCTGCCTTCCCGTCGAGGAGGAGTCGCGACCGGCACAGCGCCAACATGAACCTGCACCGGAAACTTCTGTCTACTGATGAAGTAGGAGGTGTAGATGACTCTCCTCTGGTGCTGCTAGAGAAGGCTCGTGAGCAGGTGGAGCTGATGATGAGGCTCACCGACGACGATCCCGGCATGCCCTACATCGAGTCGAACAAGTACTACCAGGCAAAGGAAGCGGAAAAGCTGAAATCAAGCCCAATCAGTCAAACGCAGCTTCCTTTTGGATCGCCATACCTTCCACTAAACCTGCCCGAGGCCTACCTGAACAGAGAAGCGTTTCCGCAACACCCCTTCCTCTTCCCTCCCTTCAACATGCTGCCCAATTTCCCTCCACTGCCCTTCGGCTTCCTGCCGCCGGGCCTCAACGGCTTCGGCTGTCAGAATCAGAGCTTCTCGCCGCCGATATCTCATGGGAAACTAAACTACTGTGTGGAGGAGGAGGCGCCGCGACCGGACAGCGCCGGGCACTATCCATGTCGGGGCTGCAGCGAGTCGTTCACTGACTTGGGCGTCCTGAAGAAGCATTGTGAGGCGAAGCACCAGCAGTTATTGCACCGTTGCACGGTCGGCGGGTGCGGGGCTGCGTTCTTCTCAAGGACTAAGAGGAACCACCACGCCGAGGCGCACGCGCTGGGCTTGCGCCTGcagggggcgcggggcgcgcggggggtgCATGTCAACTCCTCGTGACGTCATCAGTAAAGTGCTACGAACTCTCAGTGAAAACTAATCTCCAGTGCATTTGTGATTTAGTTAACGTTTAAGTACCAAATATTATACTCAATTCGGTGAATAGAATAGTAATCCAAATACCTATGTtcgtaaatataaatacaatgtTAGCCAGTACCTCTTAATAAATTCTCAATAAGTCAAATCTCATTCTGTAAATAAACCTAGTTAGTAACTACTTAGTCTATTGTTCAACATTCCATAGTAAtaatttgtgcaataaatgtgtaaataaataatagagacaaatgtacaaaaaatatgtgtatcATAAATATtggtatgtaagtaagtaatgatAACTTTCAGCTATTTTGGTgctaaataggtacatttattcAACAAGATTTTATTTACTCGTCAAAATTCCATCTTTTGCTA harbors:
- the LOC105382803 gene encoding zinc finger protein basonuclin-2 is translated as MIQESQSSGGDRWSARSEHSAALQQILKLQEARAYHKTSLLPLYRENGLTPPPEPALDIEKMKADKRMEQPDSRAFQQMKLQAEFRKLSDEARTKEQERHDESLKYFQQMMEAKSRFDYLMSLQEKETKKNSEDRAEYEAKVKKERLSPHDARTSPVPSRSPQYRSSAEASPNRSVRLSTSSSPVSNTSPSNVSPLNHLRNMQPFEANKYNRNEHHDETPDRRKHAYDARDRNAVDFMNMSMRNPLFNFSLPGNMPMPPMSLPSTFNHPAAMVAALSQNPMGLASLQALLPHIAGKHSENAENKPARTADKERQEKRAEEENILNLSKDVLPDPPQMSRNAMLQKSMSPPKRQWGASQIPLNLGTHFINPATGKKRVQCNVCLKTFCDKGALKIHFSAVHLREMHKCTVDGCSMMFSSRRSRNRHSANPNPKLHSPHLRRKISPHDGRSSQLHPVLIPPHAAGLGMPPVMNPLHPFGSFPLLNPGHNMRQFNNMPPEYKNNMDVNYSSHMEHNEYNRDGGESDSMDNKDQNGQGDSDEDDGIVVVAGDDDDEDGDTNDYYTHNFHKNNSGSVADSEAEYDQSLGDAEQTESIKECPVSPNSNKRKRKNLNPTRLQNNSHIDDSENQQSNDDDEVLDLKKVKRETHDTEYKDNYNKPTEVKDDLHPIKEEPSDNNMAQDLRVKEEPRESLENTENKKVTTKLDEQFSSENALKRLESLSRGDFHPTHRKPEPLLTAAGPYNLSMNDSAHLSDRSRSSSVSSYESPSDDGPGQIYGHIDNGIFVSTNDIPLDHENPRKCTVCGKMFQNVFSVRSHYQNEHLKSMHKCNVEGCYAAFPSRRSRDRHSANMNLHRKLLSTDEVGGVDDSPLVLLEKAREQVELMMRLTDDDPGMPYIESNKYYQAKEAEKLKSSPISQTQLPFGSPYLPLNLPEAYLNREAFPQHPFLFPPFNMLPNFPPLPFGFLPPGLNGFGCQNQSFSPPISHGKLNYCVEEEAPRPDSAGHYPCRGCSESFTDLGVLKKHCEAKHQQLLHRCTVGGCGAAFFSRTKRNHHAEAHALGLRLQGARGARGVHVNSS